A genomic stretch from Oryzias latipes chromosome 24, ASM223467v1 includes:
- the LOC111947076 gene encoding TRIO and F-actin-binding protein-like isoform X12: MEGSGENRKKGVQRPQRIRVKPKDEAVYYASRGKDREGLDVKFINSLKGRVVFAKRHLERGEFLVEYRGDLMEKKKYERRVKLYHKGLKVFMFEFCYNGKQLCIDAAKEDGSLGRLVNDDHINPNGKIKTVTVKGHPHLCVFATKDIKPKEAITYNNGDSDWPWRMKISEDKHPADDDTPIATTSLPDEKQISEDRHPADDDTPKASTSLPDEKQISEERHPADNDTPIASTSVPDEKQISEDRHPADDDTPKASTSLPDEKQISEDRHPADDDTPKASTSLPDEKQISEERHPADNDTPIASTSVPDEKQISEDRHPADDDTPKASTSLPDEKQISEDRHPADDDTPKASTSLPDEKQISEERHPADNDTPIASTSVPDEKQISEDRHPADNDTPIASTSVPDEKQISEDRHPADDDTPKASTSLPDEKQISEDRHPADDDTPKASTSLPDEKQISEERHPADNDTPIASTSVPDEKQISEDRHPADNDTPIASTSLPDEKQSFQHKVGSSSASSFEKCAFCHGPLSARKWICVKYKALPENYAEMEDPRRKQKRPWSPKEIAAVMRHFQEHIANGKLATVVEIKQCRSGEHPTLASRPVQNIIDFVRNRGLIQKRKKQQKENSC, from the exons ATGGAGGGGTCTGGTGAAAACAGAAAG AAAGGAGTCCAGAGACCCCAGAGAATAAGAGTAAAACCCAAGGATGAAGCGGTATACTATGCATCCAGGGGTAAGGACAGAGAAGGATTGGACGTGAAATTCATTAACTCTCTCAAAG GTCGAGTAGTGTTTGCAAAGAGACACTTAGAACGAGGAGAATTTCTTGTTGAATACAGAGGggatttgatggaaaaaaagaagtatgAAAGGAGAGTTAAACTGTACCACAAAGGCTTAAAAGTCTTCATGTTTGAGTTTTGTTACAATGGAAAACAGCTGTG TATTGATGCAGCGAAAGAGGATGGCTCATTGGGAAGACTGGTCAATGATGACCATATCAACCCAAATGGCAAAATCAAAACGGTCACGGTGAAAGGACATCctcatttatgtgtttttgcaACAAAAGACATTAAACCAAAGGAAGCGATTACTTATAACAATGGAGACTCAGACTGGCCATGGAGAATGAAG ATTTCAGAAGACAAACATCCTGCTGATGACGATACACCAATTGCAACGACCTCACTCCCAGATGAGAAGCAG ATTTCTGAAGACAGACATCCTGCTGATGACGATACACCAAAGGCCTCGACCTCACTCCCAGATGAGAAACAG ATTTCAGAAGAAAGACATCCTGCTGATAACGATACACCAATTGCATCGACCTCAGTCCCAGATGAGAAACAG ATTTCAGAAGACAGACATCCTGCTGATGACGATACACCAAAGGCATCGACCTCACTCCCAGATGAGAAACAG ATTTCTGAAGACAGACATCCTGCTGATGACGATACACCAAAGGCCTCGACCTCACTCCCAGATGAGAAACAG ATTTCAGAAGAAAGACATCCTGCTGATAACGATACACCAATTGCATCGACCTCAGTCCCAGATGAGAAACAG ATTTCAGAAGACAGACATCCTGCTGATGACGATACACCAAAGGCATCGACCTCACTCCCAGATGAGAAACAG ATTTCTGAAGACAGACATCCTGCTGATGACGATACACCAAAGGCCTCGACCTCACTCCCAGATGAGAAACAG ATTTCAGAAGAAAGACATCCTGCTGATAACGATACACCAATTGCATCGACCTCAGTCCCAGATGAGAAACAG ATTTCAGAAGACAGACATCCTGCTGATAACGATACACCAATTGCATCGACCTCAGTCCCAGATGAGAAACAG ATTTCAGAAGACAGACATCCTGCTGATGACGATACACCAAAGGCATCGACCTCACTCCCAGATGAGAAACAG ATTTCTGAAGACAGACATCCTGCTGATGACGATACACCAAAGGCCTCGACCTCACTCCCAGATGAGAAACAG ATTTCAGAAGAAAGACATCCTGCTGATAACGATACACCAATTGCATCGACCTCAGTCCCAGATGAGAAACAG ATTTCAGAAGACAGACATCCTGCTGATAACGATACACCAATTGCATCGACCTCACTCCCAGATGAGAAACAG AGCTTCCAACATAAAGTGGGTTCTTCATCAGCTTcatcatttgaaaaatgtgcatTCTGTCATGGCCCCTTAAGTGCCAGGAAATGGATTTGTGTCAAATATAAAG CCCTCCCTGAAAATTATGCTGAGATGGAAGATCCACGTAGAAAGCAAAAACGTCCATGGTCTCCCAAAGAAATTGCAGCTGTGATGAGGCATTTCCAGGAACACATTGCTAATGGAAAGCTGGCTACTGTTGTTGAAATCAAACAGTGTAGGAGTGGTGAGCATCCTACACTAGCTAGTCGCCCAGTCCaaaacataatagactttgtcAGAAATCGTGGCCTgattcaaaaaaggaaaaaacagcaaaaggaaAACAGCTGTTGA
- the LOC111947076 gene encoding TRIO and F-actin-binding protein-like isoform X10, whose protein sequence is MEGSGENRKKGVQRPQRIRVKPKDEAVYYASRGKDREGLDVKFINSLKGRVVFAKRHLERGEFLVEYRGDLMEKKKYERRVKLYHKGLKVFMFEFCYNGKQLCIDAAKEDGSLGRLVNDDHINPNGKIKTVTVKGHPHLCVFATKDIKPKEAITYNNGDSDWPWRMKISEDKHPADDDTPIATTSLPDEKQISEDRHPADDDTPKASTSLPDEKQISEDRHPADDDTPKASTSLPDEKQISEDRHPADDDTPKASTSLPDEKQISEERHPADNDTPIASTSVPDEKQISEDRHPADDDTPKASTSLPDEKQISEDRHPADDDTPKASTSLPDEKQISEERHPADNDTPIASTSVPDEKQISEDRHPADDDTPKASTSLPDEKQISEDRHPADDDTPKASTSLPDEKQISEDRHPADDDTPKASTSLPDEKQISEDRHPADDDTPKASTSLPDEKQISEERHPADNDTPIASTSVPDEKQISEDRHPADNDTPIASTSLPDEKQSFQHKVGSSSASSFEKCAFCHGPLSARKWICVKYKALPENYAEMEDPRRKQKRPWSPKEIAAVMRHFQEHIANGKLATVVEIKQCRSGEHPTLASRPVQNIIDFVRNRGLIQKRKKQQKENSC, encoded by the exons ATGGAGGGGTCTGGTGAAAACAGAAAG AAAGGAGTCCAGAGACCCCAGAGAATAAGAGTAAAACCCAAGGATGAAGCGGTATACTATGCATCCAGGGGTAAGGACAGAGAAGGATTGGACGTGAAATTCATTAACTCTCTCAAAG GTCGAGTAGTGTTTGCAAAGAGACACTTAGAACGAGGAGAATTTCTTGTTGAATACAGAGGggatttgatggaaaaaaagaagtatgAAAGGAGAGTTAAACTGTACCACAAAGGCTTAAAAGTCTTCATGTTTGAGTTTTGTTACAATGGAAAACAGCTGTG TATTGATGCAGCGAAAGAGGATGGCTCATTGGGAAGACTGGTCAATGATGACCATATCAACCCAAATGGCAAAATCAAAACGGTCACGGTGAAAGGACATCctcatttatgtgtttttgcaACAAAAGACATTAAACCAAAGGAAGCGATTACTTATAACAATGGAGACTCAGACTGGCCATGGAGAATGAAG ATTTCAGAAGACAAACATCCTGCTGATGACGATACACCAATTGCAACGACCTCACTCCCAGATGAGAAGCAG ATTTCAGAAGACAGACATCCTGCTGATGACGATACACCAAAGGCATCGACCTCACTCCCAGATGAGAAACAG ATTTCAGAAGACAGACATCCTGCTGATGACGATACACCAAAGGCATCGACCTCACTCCCAGATGAGAAACAG ATTTCTGAAGACAGACATCCTGCTGATGACGATACACCAAAGGCCTCGACCTCACTCCCAGATGAGAAACAG ATTTCAGAAGAAAGACATCCTGCTGATAACGATACACCAATTGCATCGACCTCAGTCCCAGATGAGAAACAG ATTTCAGAAGACAGACATCCTGCTGATGACGATACACCAAAGGCATCGACCTCACTCCCAGATGAGAAACAG ATTTCTGAAGACAGACATCCTGCTGATGACGATACACCAAAGGCCTCGACCTCACTCCCAGATGAGAAACAG ATTTCAGAAGAAAGACATCCTGCTGATAACGATACACCAATTGCATCGACCTCAGTCCCAGATGAGAAACAG ATTTCAGAAGACAGACATCCTGCTGATGACGATACACCAAAGGCATCGACCTCACTCCCAGATGAGAAACAG ATTTCTGAAGACAGACATCCTGCTGATGACGATACACCAAAGGCCTCGACCTCACTCCCAGATGAGAAACAG ATTTCAGAAGACAGACATCCTGCTGATGACGATACACCAAAGGCATCGACCTCACTCCCAGATGAGAAACAG ATTTCTGAAGACAGACATCCTGCTGATGACGATACACCAAAGGCCTCGACCTCACTCCCAGATGAGAAACAG ATTTCAGAAGAAAGACATCCTGCTGATAACGATACACCAATTGCATCGACCTCAGTCCCAGATGAGAAACAG ATTTCAGAAGACAGACATCCTGCTGATAACGATACACCAATTGCATCGACCTCACTCCCAGATGAGAAACAG AGCTTCCAACATAAAGTGGGTTCTTCATCAGCTTcatcatttgaaaaatgtgcatTCTGTCATGGCCCCTTAAGTGCCAGGAAATGGATTTGTGTCAAATATAAAG CCCTCCCTGAAAATTATGCTGAGATGGAAGATCCACGTAGAAAGCAAAAACGTCCATGGTCTCCCAAAGAAATTGCAGCTGTGATGAGGCATTTCCAGGAACACATTGCTAATGGAAAGCTGGCTACTGTTGTTGAAATCAAACAGTGTAGGAGTGGTGAGCATCCTACACTAGCTAGTCGCCCAGTCCaaaacataatagactttgtcAGAAATCGTGGCCTgattcaaaaaaggaaaaaacagcaaaaggaaAACAGCTGTTGA
- the LOC111947076 gene encoding TRIO and F-actin-binding protein-like isoform X7 — protein MEGSGENRKKGVQRPQRIRVKPKDEAVYYASRGKDREGLDVKFINSLKGRVVFAKRHLERGEFLVEYRGDLMEKKKYERRVKLYHKGLKVFMFEFCYNGKQLCIDAAKEDGSLGRLVNDDHINPNGKIKTVTVKGHPHLCVFATKDIKPKEAITYNNGDSDWPWRMKISEDKHPADDDTPIATTSLPDEKQISEDRHPADDDTPKASTSLPDEKQISEDRHPADDDTPKASTSLPDEKQISEERHPADNDTPIASTSVPDEKQISEDRHPADDDTPKASTSLPDEKQISEDRHPADDDTPKASTSLPDEKQISEERHPADNDTPIASTSVPDEKQISEDRHPADDDTPKASTSLPDEKQISEDRHPADDDTPKASTSLPDEKQISEERHPADNDTPIASTSVPDEKQISEDRHPADNDTPIASTSVPDEKQISEDRHPADDDTPKASTSLPDEKQISEDRHPADDDTPKASTSLPDEKQISEERHPADNDTPIASTSVPDEKQISEDRHPADNDTPIASTSLPDEKQSFQHKVGSSSASSFEKCAFCHGPLSARKWICVKYKALPENYAEMEDPRRKQKRPWSPKEIAAVMRHFQEHIANGKLATVVEIKQCRSGEHPTLASRPVQNIIDFVRNRGLIQKRKKQQKENSC, from the exons ATGGAGGGGTCTGGTGAAAACAGAAAG AAAGGAGTCCAGAGACCCCAGAGAATAAGAGTAAAACCCAAGGATGAAGCGGTATACTATGCATCCAGGGGTAAGGACAGAGAAGGATTGGACGTGAAATTCATTAACTCTCTCAAAG GTCGAGTAGTGTTTGCAAAGAGACACTTAGAACGAGGAGAATTTCTTGTTGAATACAGAGGggatttgatggaaaaaaagaagtatgAAAGGAGAGTTAAACTGTACCACAAAGGCTTAAAAGTCTTCATGTTTGAGTTTTGTTACAATGGAAAACAGCTGTG TATTGATGCAGCGAAAGAGGATGGCTCATTGGGAAGACTGGTCAATGATGACCATATCAACCCAAATGGCAAAATCAAAACGGTCACGGTGAAAGGACATCctcatttatgtgtttttgcaACAAAAGACATTAAACCAAAGGAAGCGATTACTTATAACAATGGAGACTCAGACTGGCCATGGAGAATGAAG ATTTCAGAAGACAAACATCCTGCTGATGACGATACACCAATTGCAACGACCTCACTCCCAGATGAGAAGCAG ATTTCAGAAGACAGACATCCTGCTGATGACGATACACCAAAGGCATCGACCTCACTCCCAGATGAGAAACAG ATTTCAGAAGACAGACATCCTGCTGATGACGATACACCAAAGGCATCGACCTCACTCCCAGATGAGAAACAG ATTTCAGAAGAAAGACATCCTGCTGATAACGATACACCAATTGCATCGACCTCAGTCCCAGATGAGAAACAG ATTTCAGAAGACAGACATCCTGCTGATGACGATACACCAAAGGCATCGACCTCACTCCCAGATGAGAAACAG ATTTCTGAAGACAGACATCCTGCTGATGACGATACACCAAAGGCCTCGACCTCACTCCCAGATGAGAAACAG ATTTCAGAAGAAAGACATCCTGCTGATAACGATACACCAATTGCATCGACCTCAGTCCCAGATGAGAAACAG ATTTCAGAAGACAGACATCCTGCTGATGACGATACACCAAAGGCATCGACCTCACTCCCAGATGAGAAACAG ATTTCTGAAGACAGACATCCTGCTGATGACGATACACCAAAGGCCTCGACCTCACTCCCAGATGAGAAACAG ATTTCAGAAGAAAGACATCCTGCTGATAACGATACACCAATTGCATCGACCTCAGTCCCAGATGAGAAACAG ATTTCAGAAGACAGACATCCTGCTGATAACGATACACCAATTGCATCGACCTCAGTCCCAGATGAGAAACAG ATTTCAGAAGACAGACATCCTGCTGATGACGATACACCAAAGGCATCGACCTCACTCCCAGATGAGAAACAG ATTTCTGAAGACAGACATCCTGCTGATGACGATACACCAAAGGCCTCGACCTCACTCCCAGATGAGAAACAG ATTTCAGAAGAAAGACATCCTGCTGATAACGATACACCAATTGCATCGACCTCAGTCCCAGATGAGAAACAG ATTTCAGAAGACAGACATCCTGCTGATAACGATACACCAATTGCATCGACCTCACTCCCAGATGAGAAACAG AGCTTCCAACATAAAGTGGGTTCTTCATCAGCTTcatcatttgaaaaatgtgcatTCTGTCATGGCCCCTTAAGTGCCAGGAAATGGATTTGTGTCAAATATAAAG CCCTCCCTGAAAATTATGCTGAGATGGAAGATCCACGTAGAAAGCAAAAACGTCCATGGTCTCCCAAAGAAATTGCAGCTGTGATGAGGCATTTCCAGGAACACATTGCTAATGGAAAGCTGGCTACTGTTGTTGAAATCAAACAGTGTAGGAGTGGTGAGCATCCTACACTAGCTAGTCGCCCAGTCCaaaacataatagactttgtcAGAAATCGTGGCCTgattcaaaaaaggaaaaaacagcaaaaggaaAACAGCTGTTGA
- the LOC111947076 gene encoding TRIO and F-actin-binding protein-like isoform X4 gives MEGSGENRKKGVQRPQRIRVKPKDEAVYYASRGKDREGLDVKFINSLKGRVVFAKRHLERGEFLVEYRGDLMEKKKYERRVKLYHKGLKVFMFEFCYNGKQLCIDAAKEDGSLGRLVNDDHINPNGKIKTVTVKGHPHLCVFATKDIKPKEAITYNNGDSDWPWRMKISEDKHPADDDTPIATTSLPDEKQISEDRHPADDDTPKASTSLPDEKQISEDRHPADDDTPKASTSLPDEKQISEDRHPADDDTPKASTSLPDEKQISEERHPADNDTPIASTSVPDEKQISEDRHPADDDTPKASTSLPDEKQISEDRHPADDDTPKASTSLPDEKQISEERHPADNDTPIASTSVPDEKQISEDRHPADDDTPKASTSLPDEKQISEDRHPADDDTPKASTSLPDEKQISEDRHPADNDTPIASTSVPDEKQISEDRHPADDDTPKASTSLPDEKQISEDRHPADDDTPKASTSLPDEKQISEERHPADNDTPIASTSVPDEKQISEDRHPADNDTPIASTSLPDEKQSFQHKVGSSSASSFEKCAFCHGPLSARKWICVKYKALPENYAEMEDPRRKQKRPWSPKEIAAVMRHFQEHIANGKLATVVEIKQCRSGEHPTLASRPVQNIIDFVRNRGLIQKRKKQQKENSC, from the exons ATGGAGGGGTCTGGTGAAAACAGAAAG AAAGGAGTCCAGAGACCCCAGAGAATAAGAGTAAAACCCAAGGATGAAGCGGTATACTATGCATCCAGGGGTAAGGACAGAGAAGGATTGGACGTGAAATTCATTAACTCTCTCAAAG GTCGAGTAGTGTTTGCAAAGAGACACTTAGAACGAGGAGAATTTCTTGTTGAATACAGAGGggatttgatggaaaaaaagaagtatgAAAGGAGAGTTAAACTGTACCACAAAGGCTTAAAAGTCTTCATGTTTGAGTTTTGTTACAATGGAAAACAGCTGTG TATTGATGCAGCGAAAGAGGATGGCTCATTGGGAAGACTGGTCAATGATGACCATATCAACCCAAATGGCAAAATCAAAACGGTCACGGTGAAAGGACATCctcatttatgtgtttttgcaACAAAAGACATTAAACCAAAGGAAGCGATTACTTATAACAATGGAGACTCAGACTGGCCATGGAGAATGAAG ATTTCAGAAGACAAACATCCTGCTGATGACGATACACCAATTGCAACGACCTCACTCCCAGATGAGAAGCAG ATTTCAGAAGACAGACATCCTGCTGATGACGATACACCAAAGGCATCGACCTCACTCCCAGATGAGAAACAG ATTTCAGAAGACAGACATCCTGCTGATGACGATACACCAAAGGCATCGACCTCACTCCCAGATGAGAAACAG ATTTCTGAAGACAGACATCCTGCTGATGACGATACACCAAAGGCCTCGACCTCACTCCCAGATGAGAAACAG ATTTCAGAAGAAAGACATCCTGCTGATAACGATACACCAATTGCATCGACCTCAGTCCCAGATGAGAAACAG ATTTCAGAAGACAGACATCCTGCTGATGACGATACACCAAAGGCATCGACCTCACTCCCAGATGAGAAACAG ATTTCTGAAGACAGACATCCTGCTGATGACGATACACCAAAGGCCTCGACCTCACTCCCAGATGAGAAACAG ATTTCAGAAGAAAGACATCCTGCTGATAACGATACACCAATTGCATCGACCTCAGTCCCAGATGAGAAACAG ATTTCAGAAGACAGACATCCTGCTGATGACGATACACCAAAGGCATCGACCTCACTCCCAGATGAGAAACAG ATTTCTGAAGACAGACATCCTGCTGATGACGATACACCAAAGGCCTCGACCTCACTCCCAGATGAGAAACAG ATTTCAGAAGACAGACATCCTGCTGATAACGATACACCAATTGCATCGACCTCAGTCCCAGATGAGAAACAG ATTTCAGAAGACAGACATCCTGCTGATGACGATACACCAAAGGCATCGACCTCACTCCCAGATGAGAAACAG ATTTCTGAAGACAGACATCCTGCTGATGACGATACACCAAAGGCCTCGACCTCACTCCCAGATGAGAAACAG ATTTCAGAAGAAAGACATCCTGCTGATAACGATACACCAATTGCATCGACCTCAGTCCCAGATGAGAAACAG ATTTCAGAAGACAGACATCCTGCTGATAACGATACACCAATTGCATCGACCTCACTCCCAGATGAGAAACAG AGCTTCCAACATAAAGTGGGTTCTTCATCAGCTTcatcatttgaaaaatgtgcatTCTGTCATGGCCCCTTAAGTGCCAGGAAATGGATTTGTGTCAAATATAAAG CCCTCCCTGAAAATTATGCTGAGATGGAAGATCCACGTAGAAAGCAAAAACGTCCATGGTCTCCCAAAGAAATTGCAGCTGTGATGAGGCATTTCCAGGAACACATTGCTAATGGAAAGCTGGCTACTGTTGTTGAAATCAAACAGTGTAGGAGTGGTGAGCATCCTACACTAGCTAGTCGCCCAGTCCaaaacataatagactttgtcAGAAATCGTGGCCTgattcaaaaaaggaaaaaacagcaaaaggaaAACAGCTGTTGA
- the LOC111947076 gene encoding TRIO and F-actin-binding protein-like isoform X13, which translates to MEGSGENRKKGVQRPQRIRVKPKDEAVYYASRGKDREGLDVKFINSLKGRVVFAKRHLERGEFLVEYRGDLMEKKKYERRVKLYHKGLKVFMFEFCYNGKQLCIDAAKEDGSLGRLVNDDHINPNGKIKTVTVKGHPHLCVFATKDIKPKEAITYNNGDSDWPWRMKISEDKHPADDDTPIATTSLPDEKQISEDRHPADDDTPKASTSLPDEKQISEERHPADNDTPIASTSVPDEKQISEDRHPADDDTPKASTSLPDEKQISEDRHPADDDTPKASTSLPDEKQISEERHPADNDTPIASTSVPDEKQISEDRHPADDDTPKASTSLPDEKQISEDRHPADDDTPKASTSLPDEKQISEERHPADNDTPIASTSVPDEKQISEDRHPADNDTPIASTSVPDEKQISEDRHPADDDTPKASTSLPDEKQISEDRHPADDDTPKASTSLPDEKQISEERHPADNDTPIASTSVPDEKQISEDRHPADNDTPIASTSLPDEKQSFQHKVGSSSASSFEKCAFCHGPLSARKWICVKYKALPENYAEMEDPRRKQKRPWSPKEIAAVMRHFQEHIANGKLATVVEIKQCRSGEHPTLASRPVQNIIDFVRNRGLIQKRKKQQKENSC; encoded by the exons ATGGAGGGGTCTGGTGAAAACAGAAAG AAAGGAGTCCAGAGACCCCAGAGAATAAGAGTAAAACCCAAGGATGAAGCGGTATACTATGCATCCAGGGGTAAGGACAGAGAAGGATTGGACGTGAAATTCATTAACTCTCTCAAAG GTCGAGTAGTGTTTGCAAAGAGACACTTAGAACGAGGAGAATTTCTTGTTGAATACAGAGGggatttgatggaaaaaaagaagtatgAAAGGAGAGTTAAACTGTACCACAAAGGCTTAAAAGTCTTCATGTTTGAGTTTTGTTACAATGGAAAACAGCTGTG TATTGATGCAGCGAAAGAGGATGGCTCATTGGGAAGACTGGTCAATGATGACCATATCAACCCAAATGGCAAAATCAAAACGGTCACGGTGAAAGGACATCctcatttatgtgtttttgcaACAAAAGACATTAAACCAAAGGAAGCGATTACTTATAACAATGGAGACTCAGACTGGCCATGGAGAATGAAG ATTTCAGAAGACAAACATCCTGCTGATGACGATACACCAATTGCAACGACCTCACTCCCAGATGAGAAGCAG ATTTCAGAAGACAGACATCCTGCTGATGACGATACACCAAAGGCATCGACCTCACTCCCAGATGAGAAACAG ATTTCAGAAGAAAGACATCCTGCTGATAACGATACACCAATTGCATCGACCTCAGTCCCAGATGAGAAACAG ATTTCAGAAGACAGACATCCTGCTGATGACGATACACCAAAGGCATCGACCTCACTCCCAGATGAGAAACAG ATTTCTGAAGACAGACATCCTGCTGATGACGATACACCAAAGGCCTCGACCTCACTCCCAGATGAGAAACAG ATTTCAGAAGAAAGACATCCTGCTGATAACGATACACCAATTGCATCGACCTCAGTCCCAGATGAGAAACAG ATTTCAGAAGACAGACATCCTGCTGATGACGATACACCAAAGGCATCGACCTCACTCCCAGATGAGAAACAG ATTTCTGAAGACAGACATCCTGCTGATGACGATACACCAAAGGCCTCGACCTCACTCCCAGATGAGAAACAG ATTTCAGAAGAAAGACATCCTGCTGATAACGATACACCAATTGCATCGACCTCAGTCCCAGATGAGAAACAG ATTTCAGAAGACAGACATCCTGCTGATAACGATACACCAATTGCATCGACCTCAGTCCCAGATGAGAAACAG ATTTCAGAAGACAGACATCCTGCTGATGACGATACACCAAAGGCATCGACCTCACTCCCAGATGAGAAACAG ATTTCTGAAGACAGACATCCTGCTGATGACGATACACCAAAGGCCTCGACCTCACTCCCAGATGAGAAACAG ATTTCAGAAGAAAGACATCCTGCTGATAACGATACACCAATTGCATCGACCTCAGTCCCAGATGAGAAACAG ATTTCAGAAGACAGACATCCTGCTGATAACGATACACCAATTGCATCGACCTCACTCCCAGATGAGAAACAG AGCTTCCAACATAAAGTGGGTTCTTCATCAGCTTcatcatttgaaaaatgtgcatTCTGTCATGGCCCCTTAAGTGCCAGGAAATGGATTTGTGTCAAATATAAAG CCCTCCCTGAAAATTATGCTGAGATGGAAGATCCACGTAGAAAGCAAAAACGTCCATGGTCTCCCAAAGAAATTGCAGCTGTGATGAGGCATTTCCAGGAACACATTGCTAATGGAAAGCTGGCTACTGTTGTTGAAATCAAACAGTGTAGGAGTGGTGAGCATCCTACACTAGCTAGTCGCCCAGTCCaaaacataatagactttgtcAGAAATCGTGGCCTgattcaaaaaaggaaaaaacagcaaaaggaaAACAGCTGTTGA